A single genomic interval of Puntigrus tetrazona isolate hp1 chromosome 1, ASM1883169v1, whole genome shotgun sequence harbors:
- the LOC122349292 gene encoding LOW QUALITY PROTEIN: sialoadhesin-like (The sequence of the model RefSeq protein was modified relative to this genomic sequence to represent the inferred CDS: inserted 2 bases in 2 codons), producing MYFLLMSVRMAPRLPLIFLLMIHGVSSAGLSVRYSPSHICALKHSSVIMRCTYTYPPEHQIKKVFWTKNPVKDEEPPDLSEDPEYSQRLQYLGDKQKNCTMRLSHVTQKDEHKYYFRFITDKDKWTGEPGVTLTVTDLQVESPERVTXGDSVRLTCXSSCALTDRATFIWYRNSQPLTERRDRNNILLLQSVRREDAGRYSCALQEHTYISPEVHLNVVYPPRNVSVFMNGSGEIVEGDSVTLICSSDSNPPALNFFWFKENQSSSVGSGQSFSALQSGRFYCEAHNQHGSQRSDAVSVTVHPGAGKNVIVITAASGGGLFIIIIIVIIILFIM from the exons ATGTATTTTCTGCTGATGTCGGTCAGAATGGCTCCTCGTCTTCCTCTGATCTTTCTGCTCATGATTCACG GTGTATCTAGTGCTGGTTTGTCTGTGAGATACAGTCCTTCACACATCTGTGCTCTAAAACACTCATCAGTGATAATGAGATGCACTTATACATACCCTCCTGAACATCAGATCAAGAAAGTGTTCTGGACCAAAAACCCTGTAAAGGATGAAGAACCTCCAGATCTGTCTGAGGACCCTGAATACAGTCAGAGGCTTCAGTATCTGGGAGATAAACAGAAGAACTGCACCATGAGACTgagtcatgtgacacagaaagaTGAACACAAGTACTATTTCAGATTCATCACTGATAAGGATAAATGGACTGGTGAACCAGGAGTGACTCTTACTGTGACAG aTCTTCAGGTGGAGTCTcctgagagagtga gaggaGATTCAGTCCGTCTGACAT AAAGCAGCTGCGCTCTGACTGACAGAGCAACATTCATCTGGTACAGAAACTCACAGCCATTAActgagagaagagacagaaacaatataCTCCTGCTGCAGTCAGTCAGAAGAGAGGATGCAGGCAGATATAGCTGTGCTCTACAGGAACACACTTACATCTCTCCTGAGGTTCATCTCAATGTCGTGT aCCCACCCAGGAACGTCTCAGTGTTCATGAATGGATCTGGTGAAATagtggagggagattcagtgactctgatctgcagcagtgattcaaacccacctgcTCTGAACTTCTTCTGGTTTAAGGAGAATCAAAGCTCATCTGTTGGATCTGGACAGAGTTTCAGTGCACTACAGAGTGGACGCTTCTACTGTGAGGCTCACAATCAACACGGATCTCAGAGATCAGACGCTGTTTCTGTCACAG TTCATCCTGGTGCCGGTAAGAATGTGATTGTGATCACAGCAGCATCTGGAGGAGGattattcatcatcatcatcatcgtcatcatcatcctGTTTATAATGTGA